The proteins below come from a single Triticum aestivum cultivar Chinese Spring chromosome 5D, IWGSC CS RefSeq v2.1, whole genome shotgun sequence genomic window:
- the LOC123121407 gene encoding RING-H2 finger protein ATL48: MEKGSGAAAGSSARPPPMPQLDEFPFEGKKPVKNPFVPIGALVTAGVLTAGLVSFRYGNSRLGQKLMRARVVAQGVTVALMVGSAYYYGDQIKLFKKGSSP, translated from the exons ATGGAGAAGGGCTCCGGCGCCGCCGCAGGAAGCAGCGCGCGGCCACCGCCGATGCCGCAGCTGGACGAGTTCCCGTTCGAGGGGAAGAAGCCCGTCAAGAACCCCTTCGTCCCCATCG GTGCATTGGTCACTGCGGGTGTCCTGACAGCTGGCCTGGTCAGCTTCCGGTACGGGAATTCTCGGCTGGGTCAGAAGCTGATGAGGGCCCGTGTGGTTGCTCAAGGCGTTACGGTTGCTCTGATGGTCGGCAGCGCGTACTACTATGGTGACCAAATCAAGCTGTTCAAGAAAGGGTCTAGCCCATGA